Proteins encoded by one window of Salmonirosea aquatica:
- a CDS encoding ArnT family glycosyltransferase yields the protein MELMFGFFFFAFIAAVGLVAKVISQPSLVEWILCTFVLFVGSVIPTGFILSALDLTASALAWIVGTFLILGAHFLIWRRLVPSASPFSVRKLLQNRAGTFREWFLELSPYLKVLFSLMMGTLLIIGITNLLLVLFTVPNEWDSMTGHLNRAIRYIQRGTMEHFGGTNWNMDTYPKSVTAIQIYSYLIFGKTENAFKLIHHSAYWITLVAVFGISQRIGRNLSASFFCALAFSLFLDFLMQAITTETDIVLTAYLSCLLYFLYTYHATRLNKYLYLSGLVFGIVLGHKVTFVLLLPSVFVIMLYTVFIASSFRITLERMLRLGIAIILAILIYTLPTGYVKNIQVFGHPIGPPTALRHQSVERAGGLRNLAEQGSRNLVRYSYDFFNLDGLRNAQWGYDLNQWIRKPLVFMEDKLHMRLDEETDFSIVPFTFQGRFESYNANPYWGIFGFAMVLPLVLLTLLRIFRSRPHWFLAAAISLHFIAIAYSAPYDTFKGRYFIETGLLGSLFLLMLFSNHRLSILKPRRWVWKMYVGMVVLLGCVSAIMSVYLNIRALPLPAYGYESAFTADRIKFQTFARPDTYPAYQRFDSIVPQDATVALGTINDDFEYPLYGKNLSRRLISINPFEKGLQPIPPEADYLFFDRSVLNPQPGDLRLGTDTTMQGLMVKGEDYYLRKLK from the coding sequence ATGGAGCTAATGTTTGGATTCTTCTTTTTTGCATTCATTGCGGCGGTGGGCCTGGTCGCGAAGGTCATTAGCCAGCCCTCTCTGGTCGAGTGGATTCTGTGTACGTTCGTCCTTTTTGTCGGTAGCGTCATACCCACGGGCTTTATTCTTTCAGCACTGGATTTGACCGCCAGCGCACTGGCCTGGATAGTGGGTACTTTCCTGATACTCGGGGCTCATTTCTTGATATGGCGCCGTTTGGTTCCTTCTGCTTCCCCCTTCTCAGTGCGGAAGTTACTCCAAAACAGAGCAGGTACCTTTCGTGAATGGTTTCTGGAACTTTCCCCTTATCTCAAAGTTCTTTTCAGCTTGATGATGGGTACCCTGCTGATCATCGGTATCACCAATCTGCTGTTGGTACTATTCACGGTACCCAATGAATGGGATAGCATGACGGGACATCTGAACCGGGCCATACGATACATTCAGCGAGGTACTATGGAGCATTTCGGGGGTACCAACTGGAATATGGACACCTACCCCAAGAGTGTTACGGCCATCCAGATTTACAGCTACCTGATTTTCGGGAAAACCGAGAATGCTTTCAAACTTATTCATCATAGCGCCTACTGGATCACTCTGGTTGCCGTTTTTGGAATTTCGCAACGGATCGGCCGCAATTTGTCGGCAAGTTTTTTCTGCGCCCTGGCCTTTAGCCTGTTTCTGGATTTCCTAATGCAGGCCATCACCACCGAAACAGACATCGTTCTGACTGCCTATTTGAGTTGTCTGCTCTATTTCCTGTATACTTACCATGCCACCCGGCTCAATAAATACCTATATCTTTCGGGGCTTGTCTTTGGCATTGTACTTGGTCATAAGGTGACTTTCGTCCTGCTTTTGCCTTCGGTTTTCGTCATCATGCTGTACACAGTTTTCATTGCTTCCTCTTTCCGAATCACTCTGGAACGGATGCTTCGACTGGGTATCGCTATCATCCTGGCGATTCTGATTTACACCCTACCCACCGGTTATGTGAAAAATATTCAGGTCTTCGGGCATCCCATTGGTCCTCCGACAGCGTTACGACATCAGTCGGTCGAAAGGGCGGGTGGGTTAAGGAATCTGGCCGAACAGGGTAGCCGCAATCTGGTCCGGTATAGCTACGATTTTTTTAATCTGGATGGCCTGAGAAACGCCCAATGGGGCTATGATTTGAATCAATGGATTCGTAAGCCCCTCGTGTTCATGGAAGATAAGCTTCACATGAGGCTTGACGAAGAAACCGATTTCTCCATAGTACCTTTTACTTTTCAGGGGCGCTTTGAATCATACAATGCCAATCCGTATTGGGGTATTTTCGGATTTGCGATGGTATTACCGCTGGTTCTCCTTACCCTGTTGCGCATTTTCCGATCCCGTCCGCATTGGTTTCTTGCGGCAGCCATTAGCCTCCATTTTATTGCAATCGCTTATTCGGCTCCGTATGATACTTTCAAGGGCCGGTATTTTATCGAAACGGGTCTACTGGGCTCCCTGTTCTTACTCATGCTGTTTTCCAACCACCGGCTATCTATTCTCAAACCCCGCCGCTGGGTCTGGAAAATGTATGTGGGAATGGTCGTGCTGCTGGGTTGTGTATCAGCCATCATGTCGGTTTATCTGAACATCCGTGCCCTACCCTTGCCGGCCTACGGATACGAATCGGCCTTCACCGCCGATCGGATTAAATTTCAAACTTTTGCCCGCCCTGACACTTACCCAGCCTACCAACGGTTCGATTCTATCGTACCCCAAGACGCTACAGTGGCACTAGGGACCATCAATGACGATTTCGAGTACCCCCTGTATGGGAAGAACCTTAGCCGGCGGCTTATTTCCATAAATCCGTTCGAGAAGGGGTTGCAACCTATACCTCCCGAGGCCGATTATCTATTTTTTGATCGCAGCGTACTGAATCCCCAGCCCGGCGACCTGCGCCTTGGTACCGATACTACCATGCAAGGCCTTATGGTAAAAGGGGAAGATTACTACCTGCGAAAACTAAAATAA
- a CDS encoding WbqC family protein: MTVAIMQPYFLPYIGYFQLLNTVDKFVLYDDVNFINRGWVNRNSILLGGKPHLFTVPLDNASQNKLIHEVKMTGEASWRKKLIKTVQQAYQKAPYFPTVFPIFEEILHLEATDIADLVYRSLLILKGYMGIETELVRSSRIYENSSLKGQARILDICNKEGATQYINPIGGQELYGRAHFEAQGIQLNFIKSNPHPYPQFKNAFVPWLSILDVLMFNDMTNTQELLLDFELV, translated from the coding sequence ATGACTGTTGCGATCATGCAGCCTTATTTTCTACCCTACATCGGCTATTTTCAATTGCTGAATACGGTGGACAAATTCGTATTGTACGACGATGTGAATTTTATCAATCGGGGTTGGGTGAACCGTAATAGTATTTTGCTTGGTGGAAAACCACATTTGTTCACTGTACCCCTGGACAACGCCAGTCAGAATAAACTAATCCATGAAGTAAAGATGACGGGCGAGGCCTCCTGGCGGAAAAAGCTTATCAAAACCGTACAGCAGGCCTACCAGAAAGCGCCCTACTTCCCGACCGTTTTCCCCATCTTTGAAGAAATACTACATCTTGAAGCCACGGATATTGCTGACCTGGTTTATCGGTCGTTGCTAATTCTGAAGGGGTACATGGGCATCGAAACCGAACTCGTGAGATCGTCTCGCATCTATGAAAACTCGTCGCTTAAAGGACAGGCGCGCATTCTGGACATTTGTAATAAAGAGGGTGCAACCCAGTATATCAATCCCATTGGAGGACAGGAGTTATACGGTCGAGCGCATTTTGAAGCACAGGGGATCCAACTGAATTTTATTAAAAGCAATCCTCACCCCTACCCGCAATTTAAAAATGCTTTCGTACCTTGGCTGTCCATCCTGGACGTGTTGATGTTCAATGACATGACCAACACTCAGGAGCTTTTACTTGACTTTGAACTCGTTTGA
- a CDS encoding ABC transporter ATP-binding protein: protein MHVISAENISKKYIINHQGIRKSSTLRDVVSDTMDGLFSRKKKEKFPQEKEKEEFWALKDVSFTIDQGDRIGIVGHNGAGKSTLLKILSRITDPTTGQVSINGRVASLLEVGTGFHPELTGRENIFLNGAILGMDKGEIKKSFDAIVDFAGVEKFLDTPVKRYSSGMYVRLGFAIAAHLEPEIMIIDEVLAVGDAEFQKKCLGKMRDVSESGRTLLFVSHNLTAIQALCNKSFYFEKGRLIDQGETSHIVTTYLSRVSQKQLERSWENPNSAPGNDEIRVKSFRLVPEYLNNLTHIDVRTPMQVQFEFWNMVEDAQLNLSLHLYSYTGECIFNVGTPSQPYGKGIMVGTLEIPGHFLNDGSYMISIMVVKDTSSVIYNMEEALSFDIEDYRENVTWYGKWPGYIRPQLNFTLCQTESVVND, encoded by the coding sequence ATGCATGTAATATCAGCCGAAAATATAAGTAAGAAATATATAATCAATCACCAGGGCATTCGGAAATCGTCCACACTGCGCGATGTGGTATCCGACACCATGGACGGTTTGTTTTCCCGGAAAAAGAAAGAAAAATTCCCTCAGGAAAAAGAAAAGGAGGAATTCTGGGCCTTAAAAGATGTGAGCTTTACCATCGACCAGGGCGATCGCATTGGCATTGTGGGCCATAACGGGGCTGGCAAATCCACCCTTCTTAAAATCCTGAGCCGTATTACCGATCCTACTACCGGCCAGGTAAGCATCAACGGCCGGGTGGCTAGCCTGCTAGAGGTAGGTACCGGTTTTCATCCTGAGTTGACTGGTCGAGAGAATATTTTTCTGAATGGAGCAATTCTGGGTATGGATAAAGGTGAAATCAAGAAATCATTCGATGCCATCGTGGATTTCGCCGGAGTGGAGAAATTCCTTGATACACCCGTGAAGCGCTATTCTTCAGGGATGTATGTACGCCTGGGTTTTGCCATCGCCGCTCACCTCGAGCCTGAAATCATGATCATCGATGAGGTTTTGGCCGTAGGTGACGCTGAGTTCCAGAAGAAGTGCCTGGGCAAGATGCGTGACGTATCGGAAAGCGGACGTACCTTGCTTTTTGTCAGTCATAACCTCACGGCGATTCAGGCACTTTGCAACAAATCATTTTATTTCGAAAAGGGACGTTTGATCGATCAGGGTGAAACTTCCCACATTGTAACTACCTACCTGAGTCGCGTTTCTCAGAAACAATTGGAACGTTCGTGGGAAAATCCCAACTCAGCCCCAGGAAATGATGAGATCCGTGTCAAAAGTTTCCGACTTGTCCCCGAATATCTAAATAACCTGACTCACATCGACGTCAGGACCCCTATGCAGGTGCAGTTTGAATTCTGGAATATGGTGGAGGATGCCCAACTCAACCTGAGTCTTCACTTGTATTCATATACGGGCGAGTGCATTTTTAATGTAGGTACCCCCTCGCAACCCTACGGAAAGGGTATTATGGTTGGAACACTCGAAATTCCAGGTCATTTCCTCAATGATGGTTCATACATGATTTCCATCATGGTGGTTAAGGATACAAGTAGCGTCATATACAATATGGAGGAGGCCCTTTCTTTCGATATTGAGGACTACCGCGAGAACGTCACATGGTATGGCAAGTGGCCGGGTTATATCCGCCCCCAGTTAAATTTCACCTTGTGCCAAACCGAATCCGTAGTGAATGATTAA
- a CDS encoding DNA topoisomerase IV subunit B, whose amino-acid sequence MAETNPVQYDESSIRSLDWKEHIRLRPGMYIGKLGDGASVDDGIYVLVKEIVDNSIDEHMMGNGKTIEIKISEHRVEVRDYGRGIPLGKVIDCVSKINTGGKYDSGAFQKSVGLNGVGTKAVNALSNYFRVQSFRDGKTKWAEFEQGELTNESGEEPSSQRNGTFIAFEPDNLIFKNFKYIPQYLDSMIRNYCYLNAGLTINFNGQKYFSQNGLLDLLRDKTDEDSLRYPIIHLKGEDIELAMTHNNQYGEEYYSFVNGQYTTQGGTHLTAFRESIVKVIREHFNKEYATEDVRSSIVAAIAIRVQEPIFESQTKTKLGSNTLSPDPNSQSVRSFMNDFVKERIDNYLHMHPETRDAIKKRIEQSEKERKELAGIKKLANERAKKANLHNKKLRDCRQHLTDAKLEERFNTTLFITEGDSASGSITKSRNVQTQAVFSLRGKPLNCFGLTKKIVYENEEFNLLQHALDIENGIENLRFNRIVIATDADVDGMHIRLLIMTFFLQFFPDLVRNGHLYILETPLFRVRNKKETVYCYSEEEKQQAVQRLGNKPEITRFKGLGEISPEEFGTFIGEEMHLEPIILQKETSIQKLLTYFMGKNSPDRQKFIIDNLKVEKNIEELAA is encoded by the coding sequence ATGGCAGAAACTAATCCAGTACAATATGATGAAAGCAGTATCCGATCACTTGACTGGAAAGAACATATCCGGCTAAGACCGGGGATGTATATCGGGAAACTAGGGGATGGAGCATCCGTGGACGACGGAATATACGTGCTGGTGAAGGAAATAGTCGATAACTCTATCGATGAGCACATGATGGGAAACGGTAAAACCATCGAAATAAAAATTTCCGAACACAGGGTTGAAGTGCGGGACTATGGACGGGGCATACCCCTGGGGAAAGTGATAGATTGCGTCTCCAAGATCAATACGGGAGGAAAATACGATTCCGGGGCCTTTCAGAAGTCCGTGGGTCTAAACGGTGTGGGTACCAAAGCCGTCAATGCACTTTCTAATTATTTCAGGGTCCAGTCGTTTCGGGATGGAAAGACCAAATGGGCCGAATTTGAACAAGGGGAACTGACAAATGAATCGGGCGAAGAACCATCGAGCCAACGAAACGGGACATTCATAGCTTTCGAGCCTGACAACCTTATCTTTAAAAACTTCAAATATATTCCGCAGTATCTGGATTCCATGATTCGGAACTACTGCTACCTGAATGCAGGCCTTACGATCAACTTCAATGGGCAGAAATATTTCTCCCAGAATGGCTTGCTGGACCTTTTACGTGACAAAACGGACGAAGATTCGCTTCGATATCCGATTATCCATTTGAAAGGAGAGGATATTGAGTTGGCCATGACCCACAATAACCAGTACGGTGAAGAATATTATTCGTTTGTAAACGGCCAGTACACTACGCAGGGAGGTACCCACCTGACGGCATTTCGGGAATCGATTGTAAAGGTTATACGTGAACACTTTAACAAGGAATACGCCACCGAAGATGTGCGAAGTTCCATTGTGGCCGCCATTGCAATTCGGGTACAAGAGCCCATTTTTGAGTCCCAAACGAAGACTAAGCTTGGCTCAAACACGCTTTCACCTGATCCGAACAGCCAGTCGGTACGCTCGTTTATGAACGATTTCGTCAAGGAGCGCATTGACAATTACCTGCACATGCATCCCGAAACCAGGGATGCCATTAAGAAAAGGATCGAACAGTCCGAGAAGGAGCGAAAGGAATTGGCAGGAATTAAGAAACTCGCCAACGAGCGGGCCAAAAAAGCAAACCTCCACAATAAGAAGCTTCGCGATTGCCGTCAGCACCTGACCGATGCCAAATTGGAAGAACGATTCAATACCACACTTTTCATAACAGAGGGTGACTCCGCCAGTGGATCCATTACAAAATCACGTAACGTGCAGACCCAGGCGGTGTTCAGTCTGCGGGGTAAGCCACTCAATTGCTTTGGGCTTACCAAAAAAATCGTGTATGAAAATGAGGAGTTTAACCTTCTTCAGCATGCTCTCGATATTGAAAATGGGATCGAAAACCTGCGCTTCAACCGGATCGTGATTGCTACGGATGCGGATGTGGACGGTATGCACATCCGATTGCTAATTATGACATTTTTTCTGCAATTTTTCCCGGATTTGGTACGGAATGGCCATCTTTACATTTTGGAAACCCCCCTTTTCCGGGTTCGTAATAAAAAAGAAACCGTGTATTGCTACTCGGAAGAAGAAAAGCAGCAGGCCGTGCAACGCCTGGGCAACAAACCTGAAATAACGCGTTTTAAGGGCTTGGGTGAGATCTCGCCGGAAGAGTTTGGTACCTTTATTGGCGAGGAGATGCATCTTGAACCCATAATCCTGCAAAAA
- a CDS encoding SLBB domain-containing protein — protein sequence MILNSPAIYQKNLLLALVVFCIALSPVFSQVTTPAPTGAPSTSGTGASTTSRPGNASSQSNTNTPTNPNAPQTSANTPQTTANAQTDVNPQDAKSQAEAALKAADQEKTENEKNAASVVDQKKQELRDKIFGFDVFANKQYEPISGKSIATPSDYTIGPGDALTLYINGYAELPTQDLIVNRDGFISLIRVGNVNVGGKSIEEAQKILLSRYSKYIPSLLGSGGNSAPTKLTLTLSQTREVNVFVTGEVINPGSYSLTSLSSAFDALYQSGGPNEIGTFREVKVIRNNKVVSTFDIYPFLTSGTLEGAIRVQDNDRITVGYYKKRVELIGNVKRPGLYEPKEGEVLSDIIGYAGGFTDIAYRGQVKVYRITPRERRILDVYSDQFDKFVLETGDEIEVETVLDRFENIVTIEGAVMRPGEYSIDNNPSLKVLIEHAQGLREDAFTGRIYVSRTRADQSVENIPLNLADIINGTAEDLLLTRLDKVTIPSRFDLAEQSSVHIQGEVNNPKIGDNGGNFAYMTNMTLEDVILMAGGFKESAKASQVEVVRRVRNSDPQASDASISQTFRFDVNRDLSLNGKDSGFPLMPFDEIIVRKSPNYQEQQFITLDGEFLNPGEYGIESKNEKITDLIDRSGGLTNLAYVKGATLIRRTPVSDFETQQTATALNQIQNDLKKGAVTTNAEAGVRQEYINIRLDKILKNPNSNDNIIVQQGDILRVPKRLETVQVKGELLYPTTVKYDESMSFLDFISQSGGFTRQSLKRSSFVKYPNGSVDRTRKFLVFNVYPKVEPGSEIYVPSKVGNELTTQQILQQGISITSTLFTLILSVLAFRTIR from the coding sequence ATGATCCTGAATAGTCCTGCAATTTATCAGAAAAACCTTCTGCTCGCACTTGTGGTTTTCTGCATTGCTCTTTCACCCGTTTTTTCCCAAGTAACTACTCCTGCTCCTACCGGTGCTCCTTCCACATCGGGCACAGGGGCCAGCACTACCAGTAGGCCTGGAAACGCCTCTAGTCAAAGTAATACGAATACTCCCACGAATCCCAATGCACCCCAAACGTCCGCCAATACGCCTCAAACGACCGCTAATGCTCAGACGGATGTAAATCCCCAGGATGCCAAGTCTCAAGCCGAGGCAGCTTTGAAAGCCGCTGACCAGGAAAAAACAGAAAACGAAAAAAATGCAGCTTCGGTCGTTGACCAGAAGAAACAGGAGCTTCGCGATAAAATATTTGGCTTTGATGTATTCGCCAATAAACAGTACGAGCCTATTTCCGGGAAAAGTATAGCCACACCCTCTGACTATACCATAGGTCCAGGTGACGCCTTAACACTTTATATTAACGGCTATGCCGAATTGCCGACGCAGGATTTGATCGTAAACCGAGACGGCTTTATCTCATTGATACGGGTCGGCAATGTGAATGTGGGAGGCAAGTCCATCGAAGAAGCTCAGAAAATCCTGCTGAGCCGTTATTCCAAATACATTCCCAGTCTACTAGGTTCGGGGGGGAATTCGGCCCCTACCAAACTTACCCTTACTCTTAGCCAGACGCGTGAAGTAAATGTTTTCGTGACTGGTGAGGTTATCAACCCGGGTAGTTATTCGCTCACCTCGCTCTCATCAGCCTTCGACGCGCTGTACCAGTCAGGCGGCCCCAACGAAATAGGTACCTTTCGGGAAGTCAAAGTAATCCGGAATAATAAAGTGGTTTCCACTTTTGACATTTATCCTTTCCTTACCTCTGGTACTCTGGAAGGCGCAATCCGGGTACAGGATAATGACCGAATTACGGTAGGTTATTACAAAAAGCGTGTTGAGCTCATCGGTAATGTCAAAAGACCGGGTCTGTATGAACCCAAGGAAGGTGAAGTGCTTAGCGATATCATCGGCTACGCCGGAGGATTCACAGACATTGCGTATCGGGGTCAAGTAAAAGTCTATCGGATAACGCCGCGTGAACGCCGCATATTAGATGTTTACAGCGATCAGTTTGACAAGTTCGTTTTGGAAACCGGGGATGAAATTGAGGTTGAAACAGTTCTGGACCGGTTTGAAAATATTGTTACGATTGAAGGTGCAGTCATGCGACCCGGCGAATATTCCATCGATAATAATCCCTCACTGAAAGTTCTGATTGAGCACGCGCAGGGACTACGGGAAGATGCTTTTACGGGACGTATCTATGTTTCGCGCACTCGGGCTGACCAGTCGGTAGAAAACATCCCCTTGAATCTGGCGGATATCATCAATGGTACCGCAGAAGATTTGCTCCTTACCCGTCTTGATAAAGTCACCATTCCATCCCGGTTCGACCTTGCTGAGCAATCTTCAGTACATATTCAGGGAGAAGTGAATAATCCTAAAATTGGAGATAACGGAGGAAATTTCGCCTACATGACTAATATGACTCTTGAAGACGTCATATTGATGGCGGGTGGTTTCAAGGAATCGGCCAAGGCCTCCCAGGTTGAAGTGGTGCGTCGGGTACGCAACTCTGATCCCCAGGCCTCGGACGCAAGTATTTCCCAAACGTTTCGCTTTGATGTCAATCGGGATCTGAGTTTAAACGGAAAAGATAGCGGATTTCCGTTGATGCCTTTTGATGAAATCATTGTCCGTAAATCCCCAAATTATCAGGAGCAGCAGTTCATCACACTAGATGGTGAATTTCTTAATCCCGGAGAATATGGGATCGAAAGTAAAAATGAGAAAATTACGGACCTTATTGACCGCTCGGGTGGGCTCACCAACTTGGCCTATGTAAAGGGAGCCACCCTAATCCGTAGAACTCCGGTTTCAGATTTTGAGACCCAGCAAACCGCTACGGCCCTGAACCAAATTCAAAACGACCTTAAAAAGGGAGCCGTTACGACAAACGCGGAAGCCGGTGTGCGGCAGGAATACATTAACATTCGGTTGGACAAAATTTTGAAAAACCCGAATTCCAACGACAATATCATCGTTCAGCAAGGTGATATTTTGCGCGTACCCAAGCGGCTCGAAACGGTTCAGGTAAAAGGGGAGCTTTTGTATCCTACTACCGTGAAGTATGATGAATCAATGTCTTTTCTTGATTTTATTTCGCAATCAGGAGGATTCACACGGCAATCCCTTAAACGAAGTTCTTTTGTTAAATATCCCAATGGCTCGGTTGATCGCACTAGGAAGTTCCTGGTATTCAACGTATACCCAAAGGTAGAGCCGGGTTCGGAAATATACGTACCTTCGAAAGTTGGAAATGAACTTACTACCCAGCAGATTTTGCAACAGGGTATTTCGATTACTTCTACGTTGTTCACCCTTATTCTATCCGTATTGGCATTCCGCACAATCCGGTAA
- a CDS encoding DegT/DnrJ/EryC1/StrS family aminotransferase: MINVTKAFLPDREEYIRYIHQIWDNVQLTNNGPLLQTLEEQLKAYLGVDQLYFCGNGTIVLQIALKALEIKKEVITTPFSYCATTNSILWENCTPVFVDIDPDTFNINPDLIEAAITPDTEAIMATHVYGNPCAVEEIEKIARQYSLRVIYDSAHGFGVTLNGRSLLSYGDLSTCSFHATKVFHTIEGGAIISNHPELHEKLQLLRAFGHRGDEEYKFAGINGKNSEFHAAMGLCNLPQVPAIIAARKEVFDVYDAILDWERLRKPYINPTIEYNYAYYPVVFESEATMRRVQAALLQNEIAPRRYFYPSLNTLPFMPRTYSCPVSEDIALRVLSLPLYVGLESKEIERISQIINKNL, encoded by the coding sequence ATGATTAACGTAACAAAAGCATTTCTTCCTGACCGGGAAGAATATATCCGCTATATCCACCAAATATGGGATAATGTCCAGCTTACCAACAACGGCCCACTTCTACAGACACTAGAAGAACAGTTAAAAGCCTACTTGGGAGTGGATCAGCTGTACTTCTGTGGCAATGGTACCATTGTTCTACAGATTGCCCTTAAGGCACTGGAAATCAAAAAGGAAGTTATCACAACGCCTTTTTCCTATTGCGCCACTACCAATTCTATTTTGTGGGAGAACTGTACTCCTGTGTTTGTGGACATTGATCCCGATACCTTCAATATCAATCCTGATCTAATCGAGGCAGCCATTACTCCGGATACGGAAGCCATCATGGCCACTCACGTATACGGGAATCCCTGCGCGGTGGAAGAAATCGAAAAGATTGCTCGTCAATATTCACTCCGGGTTATATATGATAGCGCCCATGGTTTTGGTGTAACGCTCAACGGTCGATCCCTTCTCTCTTACGGTGATTTAAGTACCTGTAGTTTTCATGCTACTAAGGTTTTTCATACCATAGAGGGTGGTGCGATAATATCCAATCATCCAGAACTGCACGAAAAGTTGCAGCTGTTGCGGGCATTTGGCCATCGGGGTGATGAAGAGTACAAGTTTGCCGGCATTAACGGCAAAAACTCGGAATTCCATGCTGCTATGGGGCTATGTAATTTACCACAGGTACCCGCCATTATTGCGGCCCGGAAAGAGGTATTCGACGTCTATGATGCAATACTGGACTGGGAACGCCTGCGGAAGCCCTATATCAACCCCACCATTGAATACAACTACGCCTACTACCCCGTAGTATTTGAGTCGGAAGCTACCATGCGCCGGGTTCAGGCGGCTTTACTGCAAAATGAAATTGCTCCCCGCCGTTATTTTTATCCTTCCCTTAACACCCTACCTTTTATGCCTCGCACTTATTCCTGCCCGGTTTCAGAAGATATTGCTCTGCGCGTGTTGAGTCTGCCCCTTTATGTAGGCCTCGAATCCAAAGAAATAGAACGTATCAGCCAAATCATTAATAAAAACCTATGA
- a CDS encoding ABC transporter permease: MAHRITIKAGGSEKDYWRDLWMNRQLLWILSKRDISVRYKQTLLGIAWSVIRPMMTMIIMAVVFSLIAKLPPDPGIKYPHMILGALTIWTFFAGSFTQISNSIVLNSNLVSKVYFPRLLMPLSAVSVGFIDFLISLVLFMGLSVYYGQPPSINIVFLPLFVILTFLCSLGFGLFFAVVNVRFRDIGQLIPFIVQIGMYICPIAYSTRLVLQDHPTLYKYYIMNPVVGIIDGFKWCLLGDNSYFDPQSLYSTLIVSSIALFLSVLYFRKKENTFVDHI; encoded by the coding sequence ATGGCACACAGGATTACAATCAAAGCGGGAGGATCAGAAAAAGATTACTGGCGCGATCTGTGGATGAATCGGCAGTTGCTGTGGATTTTATCCAAACGCGACATTTCGGTCCGCTACAAACAAACGTTGCTTGGAATAGCGTGGAGCGTAATACGTCCCATGATGACGATGATCATTATGGCTGTCGTATTTAGCTTGATCGCTAAACTACCGCCTGATCCCGGCATCAAGTACCCCCACATGATTTTGGGTGCGCTCACCATCTGGACTTTTTTTGCCGGTTCTTTTACGCAGATCAGCAACAGTATTGTTCTGAATTCCAATTTGGTATCGAAGGTCTATTTTCCTAGACTTCTTATGCCTCTCAGTGCGGTATCGGTAGGATTTATTGACTTTCTGATCTCCCTGGTTCTCTTTATGGGGCTCAGTGTATACTATGGTCAGCCACCGAGTATCAATATCGTGTTTCTGCCCTTATTCGTAATCCTTACTTTTCTTTGTTCCTTGGGATTTGGACTATTTTTTGCGGTAGTCAATGTACGTTTTCGGGATATAGGTCAGCTTATTCCGTTCATCGTTCAAATCGGCATGTACATCTGTCCGATTGCCTACAGTACCCGACTTGTGCTGCAGGATCACCCTACATTATATAAATATTACATTATGAACCCCGTAGTTGGCATTATCGACGGCTTCAAATGGTGTCTATTGGGTGATAATTCCTACTTTGATCCCCAAAGTCTTTATTCTACATTAATTGTTTCATCAATAGCTTTGTTCCTGTCTGTTCTGTACTTTCGTAAGAAGGAAAATACATTCGTAGATCATATCTGA
- a CDS encoding acetyltransferase: MAKVVLFGVLDTAELAHFYLEHDSEHEVVAFTVNREYLKEESFRGLPLVAFEDVETLFPPQEYAFFAPLTARNMNRNREKVYQEAKAKGYSFISYISSKATLLNRGLIGENCFILEDNTIQPFTTIGNNVVLWSGNHIGHHGQIHDHVFFTSHVVLSGHCQVESYSFFGVNATIRDYTRIAQGTLVGMASAITKETEEWGIYIGNPAKKVPGKKSFEAY; encoded by the coding sequence ATGGCAAAAGTGGTACTTTTTGGAGTTTTAGATACGGCAGAATTAGCTCATTTTTATCTGGAACATGATTCGGAGCATGAGGTCGTGGCTTTTACCGTAAACCGGGAATATCTGAAAGAAGAGTCGTTCCGCGGTTTACCCCTGGTGGCCTTCGAAGATGTGGAAACTCTGTTTCCTCCCCAGGAATATGCTTTTTTTGCCCCACTGACGGCTCGTAATATGAACCGAAACCGTGAGAAAGTGTATCAGGAAGCCAAAGCCAAAGGGTATTCATTCATTTCATATATCAGTTCAAAAGCCACGCTCTTGAATCGGGGATTGATCGGGGAGAACTGTTTCATTTTGGAAGACAATACTATTCAGCCCTTCACCACCATCGGCAACAATGTCGTACTCTGGAGTGGCAACCACATCGGTCACCACGGACAGATTCACGATCATGTTTTCTTTACCTCCCACGTGGTACTGTCAGGCCACTGCCAGGTAGAGTCGTATTCGTTTTTCGGTGTCAACGCCACCATCCGCGATTACACCCGCATCGCCCAGGGTACCCTGGTGGGAATGGCTTCGGCGATTACCAAAGAAACCGAGGAATGGGGTATCTACATCGGAAACCCGGCCAAGAAGGTTCCAGGCAAGAAAAGTTTTGAAGCTTATTGA